One window from the genome of Fulvivirga lutea encodes:
- a CDS encoding DUF1223 domain-containing protein has translation MKRLALLLIISSSIFIISFTHFEETKAVKSESIAVVELFTSQGCSSCPAADEVLSKIAGNDNVFALSYHVSYWNYLGWKDPYSSEEFTKRQRKYGNHFKLNTIYTPQMVVNGKYEFVGSYESKLNNALNKIELDPISISISDLKMHSGKLTFSYSLDKQPTNLLLNAAIVERHVENYVPRGENHGKTLNHDNVVRNLKTINADDSGSLSLELPEFTSDEKLLILYLQVEKSLEVMGATKTTI, from the coding sequence ATGAAACGATTAGCCTTACTCCTCATTATAAGTAGTTCCATTTTTATTATCTCATTCACTCATTTCGAAGAAACCAAAGCTGTTAAAAGTGAATCCATTGCCGTAGTCGAGCTATTTACTTCACAGGGCTGCTCCAGCTGTCCGGCTGCAGATGAAGTACTGAGTAAAATTGCCGGTAATGATAACGTATTTGCCCTCTCCTATCATGTGAGCTATTGGAATTACTTGGGCTGGAAAGACCCATACAGTAGTGAAGAGTTTACTAAGAGGCAGCGGAAATATGGCAACCATTTTAAATTAAATACCATTTACACGCCTCAAATGGTAGTGAATGGTAAGTATGAGTTTGTTGGTTCTTACGAATCCAAATTGAATAATGCACTTAATAAAATTGAGCTTGATCCAATCTCTATCTCAATTTCTGATTTAAAAATGCATAGTGGTAAGCTTACCTTTTCTTATTCTCTGGACAAACAACCAACAAATCTTCTTCTCAATGCTGCAATTGTTGAACGCCATGTAGAGAATTATGTGCCTAGAGGTGAGAATCATGGCAAAACATTAAATCATGATAATGTGGTAAGAAACCTGAAAACAATTAATGCTGATGATAGCGGCTCATTATCTCTCGAATTACCAGAATTTACCTCTGATGAAAAATTACTGATTCTCTACCTACAGGTTGAAAAGAGTTTGGAAGTGATGGGAGCGACAAAAACTACCATTTAA
- a CDS encoding putative zinc-binding metallopeptidase, producing MIKYLIAYLLIIFCVDILQAQTISWQDSSSNAVVYLHIDEADFKEHKHRTSGKFDVIETHPKYHQTVLATINKALRKYPASVINEHFTTIYVYDEFDKKRIMMGTYLGRHGFFFAVKYMEDGSVNTEMLERLIHHEFSHRLFLFESKGFDDKAWTANNTLKYGDIKSYRQNLETELFDKGFIYKYSVMNKLEDFSTFAENLFVSKPGFWEAIKSHETLRNKFKVASEFYESIDPQFNEAYFLDMHGVSLD from the coding sequence ATGATAAAATATCTTATTGCTTACCTACTTATAATTTTTTGTGTTGATATTCTTCAGGCTCAAACAATAAGCTGGCAAGATTCTTCAAGTAATGCTGTAGTTTACTTACATATTGACGAGGCCGATTTTAAAGAACATAAACACCGAACATCAGGCAAGTTTGATGTGATAGAAACCCATCCTAAGTATCATCAAACAGTTTTGGCAACGATTAACAAGGCACTCAGAAAATATCCTGCATCGGTTATCAATGAACACTTTACCACGATTTATGTGTATGACGAGTTTGATAAGAAACGCATTATGATGGGCACCTATTTGGGTAGGCATGGGTTCTTCTTTGCTGTAAAATATATGGAAGATGGTTCAGTTAATACAGAAATGTTGGAACGTTTGATACATCATGAGTTTTCTCACCGATTATTTCTGTTTGAAAGTAAAGGGTTTGATGATAAAGCCTGGACAGCTAACAATACATTAAAGTATGGCGATATAAAAAGTTATAGGCAAAACTTAGAAACTGAGTTATTTGACAAAGGCTTTATTTACAAATACAGTGTTATGAACAAACTGGAAGACTTTTCCACTTTTGCGGAAAACCTGTTCGTAAGTAAACCAGGGTTTTGGGAAGCGATTAAAAGCCATGAAACATTAAGGAACAAATTCAAAGTTGCTAGTGAGTTTTACGAATCAATTGACCCACAATTCAACGAAGCCTATTTTTTAGATATGCATGGTGTAAGCCTAGATTGA
- the pdeM gene encoding ligase-associated DNA damage response endonuclease PdeM, with product MQEYVLHGVLLNLLKEKAIFIPENRTLLISDLHLGKVNHFRRSGIPVPQKANDRNIELLIGLLQQQKPERVIFLGDLFHSHYNSEWEVFGQVLKAFPEMQFELVQGNHDIMSPYQYDKLKILVHKDQLQLSSLLLSHEPLQEFEGYNLAGHIHPAVKLRGSARQSLRLPCFHFGEKQGLMPAFGEFTGAYTITPKKGDDVFVIMEETVVKVG from the coding sequence ATGCAGGAATATGTACTTCATGGTGTATTACTTAATCTGTTGAAAGAAAAGGCTATTTTCATTCCTGAAAACCGAACTCTTTTAATCTCAGATTTGCATTTAGGTAAAGTCAATCACTTCAGAAGGTCTGGCATTCCTGTACCTCAAAAGGCGAATGATCGAAATATTGAATTATTAATTGGCCTGCTCCAACAACAAAAGCCTGAGCGAGTTATTTTTTTAGGAGATCTTTTTCATAGTCACTACAATTCTGAGTGGGAAGTATTTGGTCAGGTGCTTAAGGCATTTCCAGAAATGCAATTTGAGTTGGTTCAAGGCAATCATGACATTATGAGTCCTTATCAATATGATAAATTGAAGATTCTGGTACATAAAGATCAATTGCAATTGAGTTCGCTGCTACTGTCCCACGAGCCGTTACAAGAATTTGAGGGCTATAATTTAGCTGGCCATATTCATCCAGCAGTAAAACTTCGAGGTTCTGCCCGACAAAGTTTGCGTTTACCTTGCTTTCATTTTGGTGAAAAACAGGGGCTCATGCCTGCCTTTGGTGAGTTTACAGGAGCCTATACTATCACACCTAAAAAAGGAGATGATGTATTCGTTATAATGGAAGAGACTGTAGTAAAAGTGGGCTAG